In Pseudomonas saudiphocaensis, one DNA window encodes the following:
- a CDS encoding helix-turn-helix domain-containing protein gives MQVTLKNASELGSLVRLARKAQNIRQDDAAGSIGVSENFLGKVERGSESVQWGKLFQVLDGLGLRLIVDLPDEVHALPDERDV, from the coding sequence ATGCAAGTCACTCTTAAAAATGCCTCCGAGCTGGGCAGCCTCGTTCGCCTCGCCCGCAAGGCCCAGAACATCCGCCAGGACGATGCCGCAGGCAGCATCGGGGTTAGTGAAAACTTTCTCGGCAAGGTTGAGCGCGGCAGCGAGAGTGTGCAGTGGGGCAAGCTGTTCCAAGTGCTCGACGGTCTCGGTCTGCGCTTGATCGTTGACCTGCCGGACGAGGTGCATGCTCTGCCGGATGAGCGCGACGTATGA
- a CDS encoding HipA domain-containing protein has product MKRELQAWIGQRLVGHLYDDNGIWSFRYADDWDEYDLCPTLARQNRLVVDGSSQRPVQWYFDNLLPEEGQRQLLAGDARLDANDAFALLAHYGAESAGSLTLLPPGQRQPQGGLHPLGDADLSRRIEAMPRLPLTHEAHKRMSLAGAQHKLAVVLDQGALYEPLGAWPSTHILKPDHPEQDFAHSVINEWFTMRLAARVGLAVPAVSRRYVPQPVYLIERFDRQQQGATWQRLHSIDACQMLGLDRNFKYQAGSIERLVELLRLTTSSAVARTRLFGWLVFNVLVGNTDAHLKNLSFLVTGRGQQLAPFYDLLCTAVYETRAFDQQRWPHATTLAWPILGEAHLARIDRQRLLDAAEALGIKRSSADSQLERIRGRIVEQADVLLAEAERENVELAAERPELRATFAGEMRCLRAIRALVVEQAQRLES; this is encoded by the coding sequence ATGAAGCGCGAATTGCAAGCCTGGATTGGCCAGCGCCTGGTCGGGCACCTGTACGATGACAACGGCATTTGGAGCTTCCGCTATGCCGACGACTGGGACGAGTACGATCTTTGTCCCACGCTTGCACGACAGAACCGACTGGTGGTGGACGGCAGTAGCCAGCGTCCGGTGCAGTGGTATTTCGACAACCTGCTGCCCGAGGAAGGCCAGCGCCAGCTGCTGGCCGGCGATGCCCGCCTGGATGCCAACGATGCCTTTGCCCTGCTGGCCCATTACGGCGCCGAGTCTGCCGGCTCGCTGACCCTGCTGCCACCCGGGCAGCGCCAGCCGCAAGGCGGTCTGCATCCGCTGGGCGACGCCGACCTGTCGCGCCGCATCGAGGCCATGCCGCGCCTGCCGCTGACCCATGAGGCGCACAAGCGCATGTCTCTGGCCGGTGCCCAGCACAAGCTGGCCGTGGTGCTCGATCAGGGCGCGCTATACGAACCGCTAGGCGCCTGGCCTTCCACCCATATCCTCAAGCCGGATCATCCTGAGCAGGACTTTGCCCATTCGGTGATCAACGAGTGGTTCACCATGCGTCTCGCCGCTCGCGTCGGCCTGGCCGTGCCCGCGGTCAGCCGCCGCTACGTGCCGCAACCGGTGTACCTGATCGAGCGTTTCGACCGACAGCAACAGGGCGCGACCTGGCAACGCCTGCATAGCATCGACGCCTGCCAGATGCTGGGCCTGGACCGGAACTTCAAATATCAGGCCGGCAGCATCGAACGTCTGGTGGAATTGCTGCGTCTCACCACCTCATCCGCCGTTGCCCGGACGAGGCTGTTTGGCTGGCTGGTATTCAACGTGCTGGTCGGCAATACCGATGCTCACCTGAAGAACCTGAGCTTTCTGGTGACCGGGCGCGGGCAGCAACTGGCGCCTTTCTACGACCTGCTCTGCACGGCCGTCTATGAAACTCGCGCCTTCGACCAGCAGCGCTGGCCGCATGCGACGACACTGGCCTGGCCGATCCTCGGCGAAGCACACCTGGCCCGTATCGACCGTCAGCGCCTGCTGGATGCTGCCGAAGCTCTCGGGATCAAACGCTCATCGGCCGATTCGCAACTGGAGCGGATACGCGGGCGCATCGTCGAGCAAGCGGATGTGCTGCTGGCAGAAGCGGAACGGGAGAATGTCGAACTGGCCGCGGAGCGCCCGGAGCTGCGCGCCACCTTTGCCGGAGAAATGCGTTGCCTGCGGGCGATTCGGGCTCTGGTGGTGGAGCAGGCGCAGCGCCTCGAATCCTGA
- the cysW gene encoding sulfate ABC transporter permease subunit CysW, with translation MSSISLTATASTSANAARRGNALGRRLLIISAWLVFALFLLLPLVIVVSEALKLGFGTFFEAIFEPDAIAALKLTLIAVGISVPLNLVFGVAAAWCVSKYEFRGKSILVTLIDLPFSVSPVIAGLIYVLLFGAQGYFGEWLSDRDIQIIFAVPGIVLATLFVTVPFVARELIPLMQEQGTTEEEAARLLGASGWQMFWHITLPNIKWGLVYGVVLCTARAMGEFGAVSVVSGHIRGLTNTLPLHVEILYNEYNHVAAFSVASLLLALALVILLLKQWSESRINRLKATAEE, from the coding sequence ATGTCTTCTATATCGCTGACCGCGACGGCCAGCACCTCCGCCAATGCCGCGCGTCGCGGCAACGCCCTCGGGCGCCGGTTGCTGATCATTTCCGCCTGGCTGGTGTTCGCGCTGTTCCTGCTGCTGCCGCTGGTGATTGTCGTCAGTGAGGCGCTGAAGCTCGGTTTCGGCACCTTCTTCGAAGCCATCTTCGAGCCCGACGCCATCGCCGCGCTGAAACTGACGCTGATCGCCGTGGGCATCTCGGTGCCGCTCAATCTGGTATTTGGGGTCGCCGCCGCCTGGTGCGTAAGCAAGTACGAGTTTCGCGGCAAGAGCATCCTGGTCACGCTGATCGACCTGCCATTCTCGGTGTCGCCAGTGATCGCCGGCCTGATCTACGTCCTGCTGTTCGGGGCCCAGGGCTACTTCGGTGAATGGCTAAGCGATCGCGACATCCAGATCATCTTTGCCGTGCCGGGCATTGTGTTGGCCACACTGTTCGTCACCGTACCCTTTGTCGCCCGTGAACTGATCCCGCTGATGCAGGAGCAGGGCACCACGGAGGAGGAGGCTGCGCGGCTGCTCGGCGCCAGTGGCTGGCAGATGTTTTGGCACATCACTCTGCCGAACATCAAATGGGGCCTGGTCTATGGCGTGGTGCTCTGTACTGCGCGGGCGATGGGGGAATTCGGCGCGGTGTCGGTGGTGTCCGGGCATATCCGCGGGCTGACCAACACCCTGCCGCTGCACGTCGAGATTCTCTACAACGAATACAACCATGTCGCCGCGTTCAGCGTGGCCAGCCTGCTGCTGGCGTTGGCGCTGGTGATCCTGCTGCTCAAGCAGTGGAGCGAGTCGCGTATCAACCGCCTGAAGGCCACCGCCGAGGAATGA
- a CDS encoding sulfate/molybdate ABC transporter ATP-binding protein: MSIEISNVNKRFGQFQALNNINLNIQSGELVALLGPSGCGKTSLLRIIAGLETPDTGSIVFHGEDVSSHDVRDRNVGFVFQHYALFRHMTVFDNVAFGLRMKPRKQRPSEAVIAQKVHELLGLVQLDWLADRYPEQLSGGQRQRIALARALAVEPKVLLLDEPFGALDAKVRKELRRWLARLHEDVHLTSVFVTHDQEEAMEVADRIVVMNKGVIEQIGTPAEVYQNPASDFVYHFLGDANRLQLDGERSVLFRPHEVVLSRVLVPEYQVGEVRDIRPLGATTRVTLRVANQAEPIEVEVANDHASLQGTHRGETLYFRPLEQHARALG; this comes from the coding sequence ATGTCGATCGAGATTAGCAACGTCAACAAGCGCTTCGGCCAGTTCCAGGCACTGAATAACATTAACCTCAACATCCAGAGCGGAGAGCTGGTGGCGCTGCTCGGCCCGTCCGGCTGCGGCAAGACCAGCCTGCTGCGCATCATCGCCGGTCTGGAAACGCCGGACACCGGCAGCATCGTGTTCCACGGCGAGGATGTGTCGAGCCACGACGTGCGCGACCGCAACGTCGGCTTCGTCTTCCAGCACTACGCACTGTTCCGCCACATGACGGTGTTCGACAACGTTGCCTTCGGCCTGCGCATGAAGCCCCGAAAGCAGCGTCCGAGCGAAGCAGTGATTGCGCAAAAGGTTCATGAATTGCTGGGTCTGGTGCAATTGGATTGGCTCGCCGACCGCTACCCCGAGCAGCTCTCTGGCGGTCAGCGTCAGCGTATCGCTCTGGCCCGTGCGCTGGCGGTGGAACCCAAGGTATTGCTGCTGGATGAGCCCTTCGGCGCGCTGGACGCCAAGGTGCGCAAGGAGCTGCGCCGTTGGCTGGCGCGGCTGCACGAGGATGTGCATCTGACCAGCGTGTTCGTCACCCACGACCAGGAAGAGGCGATGGAAGTGGCCGACCGCATCGTGGTGATGAACAAGGGCGTGATCGAGCAGATCGGCACGCCGGCGGAGGTCTACCAGAACCCGGCCAGCGACTTCGTCTACCACTTCTTGGGCGATGCCAACCGCCTGCAACTGGACGGCGAGCGTTCGGTGCTGTTCCGTCCGCACGAGGTGGTGCTGAGCCGGGTGCTGGTACCCGAGTATCAGGTGGGTGAGGTGCGCGATATCCGGCCGCTGGGTGCGACCACGCGCGTTACCTTGCGCGTCGCCAACCAGGCGGAGCCAATCGAGGTGGAAGTCGCCAACGACCACGCCAGCCTGCAAGGCACCCATCGTGGTGAGACGCTGTATTTTCGTCCATTGGAGCAGCACGCGCGTGCGCTGGGCTGA
- a CDS encoding catalase has protein sequence MNDEQRILTNRQGHPVQDNQSLRSVGERGPATLENYPFIEKLTHFDRERIPERVVHARGTAAHGWFEAYGKIGDEDASKYTRAKVLTKAGVRTPVFLRFSTVIGAKESPETARDPRGFAIKFYTEDGNWDLVGNNLKVFFIRDAIKFPDMIHAFKPDPISNRQEAWRFYDFVQHHPEALHMVTWVKSPWGIPADYRHMQGSSVNTYKLVNDQGEAVLCKFSFEPKLGVKNLTSEQAAEIQKHDVGHATRDLYDAIDRGDFPEWEMCVQIMSDDPHDELDFDPLDDTKRWPEDQFPLLPVGRLVLDRNPSNFFAEVEQAAFGTGVLVDGIDFSDDKMLQGRTLSYSDTQRYRVGPNYLQLPINAAKSPVATNQRDGQMAFYVDNGGENPHVNYEPSSQNGLREAPKPARDYHQWVEGHLGRYQTTRTRSDYQQAGERYRTFEDWEREDLIANITDDLKQCPENIQLRMIWHFWHCDEDYGRRLAEGVGVDLEKAKALPPLENRPAPGADGDRPTYTSGQAEGPARS, from the coding sequence ATGAACGATGAGCAACGAATACTCACCAACCGTCAGGGCCATCCGGTCCAGGACAACCAGAGCCTGCGCTCGGTCGGCGAGCGCGGGCCGGCCACGCTGGAGAACTATCCCTTCATCGAAAAGCTCACGCACTTCGACCGCGAGCGCATCCCCGAGCGCGTGGTGCATGCACGTGGCACCGCGGCCCACGGCTGGTTCGAAGCCTACGGCAAGATCGGCGATGAAGATGCCAGCAAATACACCCGTGCCAAGGTGCTGACCAAGGCCGGCGTGCGCACCCCGGTGTTCCTGCGCTTCTCCACGGTAATCGGCGCCAAGGAGTCCCCCGAGACGGCGCGCGACCCCCGCGGGTTCGCCATCAAGTTCTATACCGAGGACGGCAACTGGGACCTGGTGGGCAACAACCTCAAGGTGTTCTTCATCCGCGATGCGATCAAGTTCCCCGACATGATCCACGCCTTCAAGCCGGACCCCATCTCCAACCGCCAGGAGGCCTGGCGTTTCTACGACTTCGTCCAGCACCACCCCGAGGCGCTGCACATGGTCACCTGGGTCAAGAGCCCCTGGGGCATTCCCGCCGACTACCGACACATGCAGGGTTCGAGCGTGAATACCTACAAGCTGGTCAACGACCAGGGCGAGGCGGTGCTCTGCAAGTTCTCCTTCGAGCCCAAGCTGGGGGTGAAGAACCTCACCAGCGAGCAGGCGGCGGAGATCCAGAAGCACGACGTCGGCCACGCCACGCGCGACCTTTACGATGCGATTGACCGCGGTGACTTCCCCGAATGGGAAATGTGCGTGCAGATCATGTCCGACGATCCCCATGACGAGCTGGACTTCGATCCGCTGGACGACACCAAGCGCTGGCCGGAAGACCAGTTCCCGCTGCTGCCGGTGGGCCGGCTGGTGCTGGACCGCAACCCCTCGAATTTCTTCGCCGAAGTGGAGCAGGCGGCCTTCGGCACCGGCGTGCTGGTGGACGGCATCGACTTCTCCGACGACAAGATGCTCCAGGGCCGGACCCTGTCCTACTCCGACACCCAGCGCTACCGGGTCGGGCCGAACTACCTACAGCTGCCGATCAACGCCGCCAAGTCGCCGGTCGCCACCAACCAGCGTGACGGCCAGATGGCCTTCTATGTCGACAACGGCGGCGAAAACCCCCACGTCAACTACGAGCCCAGCTCGCAGAACGGCCTGCGCGAGGCGCCCAAGCCGGCCCGTGACTATCACCAGTGGGTCGAAGGGCATCTGGGCCGCTACCAGACCACTCGCACGCGCAGCGACTACCAGCAGGCGGGTGAGCGCTACCGCACGTTCGAGGATTGGGAACGCGAGGACCTGATCGCCAATATCACCGACGACCTCAAGCAGTGCCCGGAAAACATCCAGCTGCGCATGATCTGGCACTTCTGGCATTGCGACGAAGATTACGGCCGCCGCCTGGCCGAGGGTGTGGGCGTCGATCTGGAAAAAGCCAAGGCATTGCCACCGCTGGAGAACCGGCCGGCACCAGGTGCCGATGGCGACCGCCCCACCTATACCAGTGGCCAGGCGGAAGGGCCGGCGCGTTCCTGA
- a CDS encoding SMI1/KNR4 family protein codes for MEEVIEQLRELNEPVPVPLELPDDERLVEVEEELFINLPYGLREFLLLVSDVVYGRLEPVTATDPQSHTYLPEVAALAWDAGVERDLLPICQDGNDFYVVDLEGEVMLFDGDTHEMTNESWESVWHWVRDVWLES; via the coding sequence ATGGAAGAGGTGATCGAACAGCTGCGCGAACTCAACGAGCCGGTTCCGGTGCCACTGGAACTGCCGGACGACGAGCGTCTGGTGGAGGTCGAGGAAGAGTTGTTTATCAATCTGCCCTACGGCCTGCGTGAATTTCTTCTGCTGGTCAGCGACGTGGTCTACGGCCGGCTGGAACCCGTCACCGCCACCGACCCGCAATCGCACACCTACCTGCCGGAAGTCGCGGCACTGGCCTGGGATGCCGGCGTCGAGCGCGACCTGTTGCCCATCTGCCAGGACGGCAACGACTTCTACGTGGTCGATCTGGAAGGCGAAGTCATGCTGTTCGACGGCGACACCCACGAGATGACCAACGAAAGCTGGGAGTCGGTGTGGCACTGGGTGCGGGATGTCTGGCTGGAGAGTTGA
- a CDS encoding RES family NAD+ phosphorylase, with protein MALLDTTCDFSAPVFRNIVSLRVSQNLFDDLIPDSRGQQAAIAAEMRVRSAGPGVIERGLAYSEAIGYPFEADTSVASRYGDGSIRVWYGALDEDTALAETCYHQIQMLREIEGVDRVVTRYRKVWQIQASGLFIDLRGKLEEFPALVGDDYAWPQSIGKRLAHEGLPGLLYPSARWLGDCLATFRATPLSHPVQLYDLTYHIDPVAGHVDIEREPGKPMRRLRLDQLRR; from the coding sequence ATGGCCTTGCTCGATACCACCTGCGATTTCTCGGCACCGGTGTTTCGCAATATCGTCTCGCTGCGGGTTTCGCAGAACCTGTTCGACGATCTGATTCCCGACAGCCGCGGCCAGCAGGCTGCGATCGCCGCTGAGATGCGGGTGCGCAGCGCCGGCCCTGGAGTAATCGAGCGCGGGCTGGCCTACAGCGAAGCCATCGGTTATCCGTTCGAGGCGGACACCAGTGTCGCCAGTCGCTATGGCGACGGCAGCATCCGCGTCTGGTATGGCGCGCTCGACGAGGACACCGCGCTGGCGGAAACCTGTTACCACCAGATACAGATGCTGCGTGAAATCGAAGGCGTGGACCGCGTGGTGACCCGTTACCGCAAAGTCTGGCAGATCCAGGCCAGCGGTCTGTTTATCGACCTGCGCGGCAAGCTGGAAGAATTTCCGGCGCTGGTCGGCGATGACTACGCCTGGCCACAATCCATCGGCAAACGCCTGGCCCATGAAGGTCTGCCCGGGCTGCTCTACCCCTCGGCGCGTTGGCTCGGCGACTGCCTGGCAACCTTCCGCGCCACACCCCTCAGTCACCCTGTGCAGTTGTACGACCTGACCTACCACATCGACCCGGTCGCTGGTCATGTGGATATCGAGCGTGAACCCGGCAAGCCGATGCGACGACTGCGGCTGGATCAACTACGCCGCTGA